The proteins below are encoded in one region of Segatella copri:
- the pnp gene encoding polyribonucleotide nucleotidyltransferase, with protein MNVITKSVQLPDGRTITIETGKVAKQAGGAAVLRMGNTVLLATVCAAKDAVPGTDFMPLQVDYREQYSAAGRFPGGFTKREGKASDEEILTSRLVDRALRPLFPSNYHAEVYVQVMLLSADGVDQPDALAGFAASAAMACSDIPFEYYISEVRVARINGEYVVNPTFQQMEEADMDIMVGATKDNIMMVEGEMKEVSEQDLIGALKVAAEAIKPMCELQYELAKEKGTDVKREYDHEINDEELREQIKSELYKPAYDINHQALEKHARQDAFDKVLADFLEKYDAAHTDLSEEDLEEKHAEATRYYDDVMRDAMRRCILDEGLRLDGRATTEIRPIWCEVSPLPMPHGSAIFQRGETMSLSTCTLGTKMDEKLIDGVLEKSYQRFLLHYNFPPFSTGEAKAQRGVGRREIGHGHLAWRGLKGQIPADFPYTVRLVSQILESNGSSSMATVCAGTLALMDAGVPMKKPVSGIAMGLIKNPGEDKYAILSDILGDEDHLGDMDFKTTGTRDGLTATQMDIKCDGLSFEILEEALMQAKAGREHILNCMMETISEPRAEMKPQVPRIVAFDIPKEFIGAVIGPGGKIIQQMQEDTGATITIEETDGKGHVQVSAPNKDSIDAALAKIKAIVAVPEVGEVYEGTVRSIMPYGCFVEILPGKDGLLHISEIDWKRLETVEEAGIKEGDKIKVKLMEIDPKTGKYKLSHRVLMEKPEGYVERERRPRPERGERRGRRDDRHEGRGERPARQPRRYEHRNDEQAPKEFNDSLDHNNDVE; from the coding sequence ATGAACGTAATTACAAAAAGTGTTCAGTTGCCTGATGGAAGAACCATCACAATTGAGACCGGAAAAGTTGCAAAACAGGCTGGTGGTGCTGCGGTTCTCCGCATGGGTAACACAGTGCTTCTCGCAACTGTTTGTGCAGCAAAGGATGCAGTTCCGGGTACAGATTTTATGCCTTTGCAAGTAGATTATCGTGAGCAGTACAGTGCTGCAGGTCGTTTCCCTGGTGGTTTCACCAAGCGCGAAGGCAAAGCCAGCGATGAGGAAATCCTTACCTCTCGTCTCGTGGACCGTGCTTTGCGTCCACTTTTCCCTTCTAACTACCATGCAGAAGTTTACGTACAGGTAATGTTGCTCTCAGCCGATGGTGTTGACCAGCCAGATGCCCTCGCAGGTTTCGCTGCTTCAGCTGCCATGGCTTGTTCAGATATTCCTTTCGAGTACTATATCTCTGAGGTTCGTGTAGCTCGTATCAATGGTGAGTATGTTGTAAACCCTACATTCCAGCAGATGGAAGAGGCAGACATGGATATCATGGTTGGTGCTACCAAGGACAATATCATGATGGTAGAAGGTGAGATGAAGGAAGTTTCTGAGCAGGATCTCATCGGTGCCCTCAAGGTGGCTGCCGAGGCTATCAAGCCTATGTGCGAACTCCAGTATGAGTTGGCTAAGGAGAAGGGTACTGACGTGAAGCGTGAGTATGACCATGAGATCAACGATGAGGAACTCCGTGAGCAGATTAAGTCTGAGCTTTACAAGCCAGCTTATGATATCAATCATCAGGCTTTGGAGAAGCATGCACGTCAGGATGCTTTCGATAAGGTTTTGGCTGATTTCCTCGAGAAGTATGACGCTGCTCATACCGATCTTTCTGAGGAAGACTTGGAGGAGAAGCACGCTGAGGCTACCCGTTACTATGATGACGTAATGCGCGATGCTATGCGCCGTTGCATCCTCGACGAGGGCTTGCGCCTTGATGGTCGTGCTACTACAGAAATCCGTCCTATCTGGTGCGAGGTTTCTCCACTCCCAATGCCTCACGGAAGCGCTATCTTCCAGCGTGGTGAGACTATGTCTCTCTCTACATGTACTCTCGGTACCAAGATGGATGAGAAGCTTATCGACGGTGTGCTCGAGAAGAGCTACCAGCGCTTCCTCCTTCACTATAACTTCCCTCCATTCTCAACAGGTGAGGCTAAGGCTCAGCGCGGCGTAGGCCGTCGTGAGATTGGTCACGGTCACTTGGCATGGCGTGGTTTGAAGGGCCAGATTCCTGCAGACTTCCCTTACACAGTACGTTTGGTAAGCCAGATCTTGGAGTCTAACGGTTCTTCTTCTATGGCTACTGTTTGTGCCGGTACTCTCGCCCTGATGGATGCAGGTGTTCCTATGAAGAAGCCAGTTTCTGGTATCGCTATGGGTCTTATCAAGAACCCAGGTGAGGACAAGTACGCTATCCTCAGTGATATCCTCGGTGATGAGGACCACTTGGGTGATATGGACTTCAAGACCACTGGTACCCGCGATGGCTTGACCGCTACACAGATGGATATCAAGTGCGATGGTTTGAGCTTCGAGATTCTTGAGGAGGCTTTGATGCAGGCTAAGGCTGGTCGTGAGCATATCCTCAACTGCATGATGGAGACAATCTCTGAGCCACGTGCTGAGATGAAGCCACAGGTTCCACGTATTGTAGCATTCGATATCCCTAAGGAGTTCATCGGTGCTGTTATCGGCCCTGGTGGTAAGATTATCCAGCAGATGCAGGAGGATACTGGTGCGACAATCACTATCGAGGAGACTGATGGTAAGGGTCACGTCCAGGTATCTGCTCCTAACAAGGATTCTATCGATGCAGCTTTGGCTAAGATTAAGGCTATCGTAGCTGTTCCTGAGGTTGGTGAAGTTTACGAGGGTACTGTCCGTTCTATCATGCCTTACGGTTGCTTCGTAGAGATTCTCCCTGGTAAGGATGGTTTGCTCCACATTTCTGAGATTGATTGGAAGCGTCTTGAGACAGTTGAAGAGGCTGGCATCAAGGAAGGCGACAAAATCAAGGTGAAGTTGATGGAGATTGATCCTAAGACTGGCAAGTACAAACTTTCTCATCGTGTATTGATGGAGAAGCCAGAGGGTTATGTAGAGCGTGAGCGTCGTCCACGTCCTGAGCGCGGTGAACGTCGCGGTCGTCGTGATGATCGTCATGAAGGTCGTGGTGAGCGTCCAGCTCGTCAGCCACGTCGTTACGAGCATCGTAATGATGAGCAGGCTCCTAAGGAGTTCAACGACTCTTTGGATCACAACAATGATGTAGAATAA
- a CDS encoding S41 family peptidase, whose translation MKRILFSLLMVLLAVPTFAQVDKDHDFKAAKNMEIFNAIYKNLDLMYVDTLDAEVVVGNGINAMLRSLDPYTTYYPEQKMKELKNLLTGKYAGVGAVIRYNFQLQRVCISEPYENMPAAEVGLKKGDIILSIDDEDMTNKEVSYVSDHLRGDPGSSFMLKVKRPSTGKTMKVKVTRRTIQLPFLPYYGMLKGSIGYINFNSFTEQSAKEVRRAFIDLRKQGAKSLVFDLRNNGGGSVTEAVSIINMFLPKGKTVLEMKGKLQRSNHVYKTTVEPIDSVMPMVVLVNENSASASEIMSGSLQDYDRAVILGTRTYGKGLVQTTMDLPYNGQVKLTTAKYFIPSGRCVQALNYKHDKGGYVEHVPDSLTKVFYTAGGREVRDGGGVKPDVEVKPDSLPNIAFYLAGARDSNEVMLNYEVDYIAKHPAIAPAKEFSLTDADYDEFKTRVLKANFQYDRETEKYLKDLEKLAKFEGYYDDAKAEFEALKKKLSHNVAKDLDYNKDYIKHLLENDIVSAYYFQRGAIQNSMRYDKQIKEAVKLLNSPSEYEKILHPVKK comes from the coding sequence ATGAAAAGAATACTGTTCTCCTTGCTTATGGTGCTCCTGGCAGTTCCTACTTTTGCCCAGGTTGACAAAGATCATGACTTCAAAGCCGCAAAGAATATGGAAATATTCAATGCCATCTACAAGAATCTCGATTTGATGTATGTTGATACGCTCGATGCTGAAGTTGTGGTCGGAAATGGTATCAATGCCATGTTGCGTAGTCTCGACCCTTATACTACCTATTATCCTGAGCAGAAGATGAAGGAACTCAAGAACCTGCTCACCGGCAAGTATGCGGGTGTAGGTGCGGTGATACGCTACAATTTCCAGTTGCAGCGCGTCTGTATCAGCGAGCCTTACGAGAATATGCCTGCTGCAGAAGTGGGACTGAAGAAGGGTGACATCATCCTGAGTATTGATGATGAGGATATGACCAATAAGGAGGTGAGCTATGTCAGCGATCATCTTCGTGGTGACCCGGGTTCTTCTTTCATGCTGAAAGTTAAGCGTCCAAGTACAGGCAAGACGATGAAGGTGAAGGTAACACGCCGTACCATCCAGTTGCCGTTCTTGCCTTATTATGGCATGTTGAAGGGTAGCATCGGTTACATCAACTTCAATTCCTTTACCGAGCAGTCTGCCAAGGAAGTGCGTCGTGCTTTCATCGATTTGAGAAAGCAAGGAGCCAAGAGTCTTGTCTTCGATCTGCGTAATAATGGTGGTGGTTCTGTTACCGAAGCGGTCAGCATCATCAATATGTTCTTGCCTAAAGGTAAGACAGTCTTGGAGATGAAGGGAAAGTTGCAGCGTTCTAATCATGTTTATAAGACCACGGTTGAACCGATAGATTCCGTTATGCCGATGGTAGTATTGGTGAACGAGAATTCTGCCAGTGCCAGTGAAATCATGAGCGGCAGTCTGCAGGATTATGACCGTGCTGTAATATTAGGTACGCGCACGTATGGAAAGGGATTGGTGCAGACTACCATGGATTTGCCTTATAACGGACAGGTGAAACTCACTACTGCTAAATATTTCATTCCTAGCGGTCGATGCGTTCAGGCACTCAACTATAAGCACGATAAGGGTGGTTATGTGGAGCATGTTCCCGACTCTCTTACCAAGGTGTTCTATACCGCAGGTGGCAGAGAAGTGAGAGATGGAGGTGGCGTGAAGCCGGATGTAGAAGTAAAGCCTGATTCTTTGCCAAACATCGCCTTCTATCTGGCTGGTGCCCGCGACAGTAATGAGGTGATGCTTAATTATGAGGTTGATTATATCGCCAAGCATCCTGCTATTGCTCCTGCGAAGGAATTCTCGCTGACCGATGCCGATTATGATGAATTCAAGACACGCGTGTTGAAGGCTAACTTCCAGTACGACCGTGAAACAGAAAAGTATCTCAAGGACTTGGAAAAGCTCGCTAAGTTTGAAGGCTACTACGATGATGCCAAGGCAGAGTTTGAGGCTTTGAAGAAAAAACTGAGCCATAATGTGGCAAAGGATCTGGATTATAACAAGGATTACATCAAGCATCTGTTGGAAAATGACATCGTTTCTGCCTATTATTTCCAGCGCGGTGCCATCCAGAATTCCATGCGTTATGACAAGCAGATTAAGGAAGCAGTAAAATTGCTGAATTCTCCATCAGAATACGAAAAAATACTGCATCCTGTGAAGAAATAA
- the infB gene encoding translation initiation factor IF-2: MSIRLNKALRELNIGLQTAVEFLEKRKDLGDVKAEPSFKLTDQQYKALNDAFSQDREVRDQAEKLFTKKAKDKKRAPEQKDNRAESLLESNGQQQYKPLGKIDLDNIGKKPAAESVAEKPETAAVSPEQKKDAPKAEQKKEQKPQQASQHKQQMKQENHQKSQQSNAQMNKQNAPQGKKEHHHAKNETAQHSAGAADNSVFTLKSEKKFTANEPKVLGKIDLSSLNQSTRPKKKTKEERRKEREEKMAQQHNERKKRVRINKERVDINAEAKNNGGGNGNNGGNNKKNKNRNRNNNNNNRGNNNNRGNQRQIEVDDEAVARQVKETLARLTSKSQNKKGAKYRKEKREAVQEKLQDQARQEQKESKTLKLTEFVTVSELATMMDISVTQVISTLMGVGIMVSINQRLDAETINMVAEEFGFKTEYVSAEVQEAVSEEVDDENDLVPRAPIVTVMGHVDHGKTSLLDYIRNTNVIAGEAGGITQHIGAYSVTLKSGRKVTFLDTPGHEAFTAMRARGAQATDIAIIIIAADDSVMPTTKEAIAHAQAAGVPMVFAINKIDKPGANPDRIREDLANMNLLVEEWGGKYQCQEISAKKGIGVHDLLDKVLLEADMLDLKANPNRRATGTIIESSLDKGRGYVSTVLVANGTLKVGDIVLAGTSWGRVKAMFNERNANIKSAAPAEPAIILGLNGAPTAGDQFHVIETEQEAREIANKREQLQREQGLRTQKRLTLGDISHRIARGEFHELNVIVKGDTDGSVEALSDSFIKLSTEKVQVNVVNKAVGQISENDVMLASASDAVIVGFQVRPSADARKAADREGVEINTYSIIYDAIDDIKSAMVGMLDKVKKEIVTGQVEVKQTFKISKVGTIAGGLVTEGKVHAKDKARVIRDGIVIRTAEIGALKRYKDDVKEVVTGMECGLSLVNYNDIQEGDVIETFTEIEVEQKL, from the coding sequence ATGAGCATCAGATTAAATAAAGCACTACGTGAATTAAATATAGGACTTCAGACGGCAGTTGAATTCCTAGAGAAAAGAAAAGACCTGGGAGATGTCAAGGCAGAACCGAGCTTCAAACTCACCGACCAGCAATACAAGGCATTGAATGATGCCTTCAGTCAGGACAGAGAGGTTCGTGATCAGGCTGAGAAACTCTTTACCAAAAAAGCAAAAGATAAGAAGCGTGCGCCAGAGCAGAAGGACAATCGCGCTGAAAGCTTGTTGGAGTCTAATGGACAGCAGCAGTATAAGCCGCTGGGAAAGATTGACTTGGACAATATCGGTAAGAAGCCTGCTGCAGAGTCTGTTGCGGAAAAGCCTGAGACTGCTGCCGTCAGTCCTGAGCAGAAGAAAGACGCTCCTAAGGCTGAGCAAAAGAAGGAACAGAAGCCACAACAGGCTTCTCAGCATAAACAGCAAATGAAACAGGAAAATCATCAGAAATCACAGCAGTCAAACGCTCAGATGAATAAGCAGAATGCTCCTCAGGGAAAGAAAGAGCATCATCATGCTAAGAATGAAACTGCACAGCATTCTGCTGGCGCAGCAGACAACAGCGTGTTTACTCTCAAGAGTGAGAAGAAGTTTACTGCTAATGAGCCTAAGGTGTTGGGCAAGATAGATTTGTCTTCTCTCAACCAGAGCACTCGTCCTAAGAAGAAAACCAAGGAGGAGCGCCGCAAGGAACGTGAGGAGAAAATGGCTCAACAGCACAATGAGCGCAAAAAGCGTGTTCGTATCAACAAAGAACGTGTTGACATCAATGCCGAAGCTAAGAATAATGGCGGAGGTAATGGCAACAACGGCGGTAATAACAAGAAGAACAAAAACCGCAACAGAAATAATAACAATAATAATCGCGGCAATAACAACAACCGTGGCAACCAGCGTCAGATCGAGGTTGATGACGAGGCTGTAGCACGCCAGGTTAAGGAGACTCTTGCACGTTTGACCAGCAAAAGTCAGAACAAGAAGGGTGCTAAGTACCGTAAGGAGAAGCGTGAGGCTGTTCAGGAGAAGTTGCAGGATCAGGCTCGTCAGGAGCAGAAGGAAAGCAAGACCCTGAAACTTACTGAGTTCGTTACCGTTAGCGAGTTGGCTACGATGATGGATATCAGCGTTACTCAGGTTATCTCTACGCTGATGGGTGTAGGTATCATGGTATCTATCAACCAGCGCCTGGATGCAGAGACCATCAACATGGTGGCTGAGGAGTTCGGTTTCAAGACCGAATACGTGAGTGCCGAGGTTCAGGAGGCCGTGAGCGAGGAAGTGGATGATGAGAACGACTTGGTTCCACGTGCTCCAATCGTAACCGTCATGGGTCACGTAGACCACGGTAAGACCTCTTTGCTCGACTATATCCGCAATACCAATGTGATTGCCGGTGAGGCGGGTGGTATTACCCAGCATATCGGTGCCTATAGTGTGACCCTGAAAAGCGGTCGCAAGGTAACCTTCCTTGATACTCCAGGTCACGAGGCGTTTACCGCCATGCGTGCCCGTGGTGCCCAGGCTACCGATATCGCCATCATCATCATCGCAGCCGATGACTCTGTGATGCCTACTACCAAGGAGGCTATCGCTCATGCGCAGGCTGCCGGTGTACCAATGGTATTCGCTATCAACAAGATTGATAAGCCAGGTGCTAACCCAGACCGTATCCGTGAGGACTTGGCTAACATGAACCTGCTCGTTGAGGAGTGGGGTGGTAAGTATCAGTGCCAGGAAATCAGTGCCAAGAAGGGTATCGGTGTTCACGATCTGCTCGACAAGGTGCTCCTCGAGGCTGACATGCTCGACTTGAAGGCTAACCCTAACCGTCGTGCTACAGGTACCATCATCGAGTCTTCTCTCGACAAGGGTCGTGGATATGTTTCTACCGTATTGGTTGCCAACGGTACTTTGAAGGTAGGCGACATCGTACTCGCCGGTACTTCTTGGGGTCGTGTCAAGGCGATGTTCAATGAGCGTAATGCCAACATCAAGTCAGCAGCTCCTGCTGAGCCAGCTATCATCCTCGGTTTGAATGGTGCGCCTACTGCAGGTGACCAGTTCCACGTAATCGAGACAGAGCAGGAGGCTCGCGAAATCGCCAACAAGCGTGAGCAGCTGCAGCGTGAGCAGGGCTTGCGTACTCAGAAGCGCTTGACTCTGGGTGATATCTCTCACCGTATCGCACGTGGTGAGTTCCATGAGTTGAACGTCATCGTGAAGGGTGATACCGATGGTTCTGTTGAGGCTTTGAGCGACTCATTCATCAAGCTTTCTACCGAGAAGGTTCAGGTGAACGTGGTGAACAAGGCTGTGGGTCAGATTTCTGAGAACGACGTGATGCTGGCATCTGCTTCAGATGCAGTCATCGTTGGTTTCCAGGTTCGTCCATCTGCCGATGCTCGTAAGGCTGCCGACCGTGAGGGTGTTGAAATCAACACATACTCTATCATCTACGATGCTATCGATGATATCAAGAGTGCGATGGTTGGTATGCTCGACAAGGTGAAGAAGGAAATCGTTACCGGTCAGGTTGAGGTTAAGCAGACCTTCAAGATTTCTAAGGTGGGTACTATTGCCGGTGGTCTCGTTACCGAGGGTAAGGTACACGCTAAGGATAAGGCTCGCGTCATCCGTGACGGTATCGTGATACGTACTGCTGAAATCGGTGCCTTGAAGCGTTACAAGGACGATGTTAAGGAGGTGGTTACCGGTATGGAATGCGGTTTGAGCCTCGTCAACTACAACGATATCCAGGAGGGCGACGTTATCGAGACCTTCACTGAGATCGAGGTAGAGCAGAAATTGTAA
- the nusA gene encoding transcription termination factor NusA: MAKKEQELTASMIDTFREFKETKNIDRTTLVSVLEESFRNVLAKIFGSDENFDVIVNPDKGDFEIYRNRIVVADGEVEDENKEITLSEARKIEPDYEVGEDVSETVDFNKFGRRAILTLRQTLASKILELEHDSLYNKYKDRVGQVISGEVYQVWKREVLIVDDENNELMLPKTEQIPGDTYRKGETIRAVILRVDNENNNPKIILSRTAPIFLQRLLEAEVPEIADGLIAIRRIARLPGERAKIAVETFDERIDPVGACVGVKGSRVHGIVRELCNENLDVINYSSNTKLFIQRALAPAKVSSINVDDENKKAEVYLQPEEVSLAIGRGGMNIKLASMLTEYTIDVFREVDENEADEDIYLDEFSDEIDQWVIDAIKGIGLDTAKQVLNAPRNLLIEKADLEEETVDHVLSVLRAEFEQ; this comes from the coding sequence ATGGCTAAAAAAGAGCAAGAATTGACAGCGAGTATGATTGATACATTCCGCGAGTTTAAAGAAACAAAGAATATCGACCGTACTACATTGGTAAGTGTATTGGAGGAGAGCTTCCGTAATGTACTTGCCAAGATTTTTGGTAGTGACGAAAACTTTGATGTCATCGTGAACCCTGACAAGGGTGACTTCGAAATTTATCGCAACCGTATAGTTGTTGCTGATGGCGAAGTTGAAGATGAAAATAAGGAAATTACACTTTCTGAGGCTCGTAAGATTGAGCCGGATTACGAGGTTGGTGAGGATGTAAGTGAGACGGTTGACTTCAATAAGTTTGGTCGTCGTGCCATCTTGACTCTTCGTCAGACTTTGGCTTCCAAGATTCTTGAGTTGGAGCATGATTCACTTTACAACAAATACAAGGATCGCGTAGGTCAGGTTATCTCTGGTGAGGTTTATCAGGTTTGGAAGCGCGAGGTTCTGATTGTAGATGATGAGAACAACGAGCTCATGTTGCCTAAGACTGAGCAGATTCCTGGTGATACTTACCGCAAGGGTGAGACTATTCGTGCGGTCATCCTTCGTGTAGACAACGAGAACAATAATCCAAAGATTATCTTGAGCCGTACAGCTCCAATCTTCCTGCAGCGCCTGTTGGAGGCTGAGGTTCCTGAGATTGCAGACGGTCTGATTGCAATCCGCCGTATCGCCCGTCTTCCGGGAGAGCGTGCTAAGATTGCTGTTGAAACATTCGATGAGCGTATCGACCCGGTTGGCGCATGTGTAGGTGTTAAAGGTAGCCGCGTTCACGGTATCGTTCGCGAACTTTGCAACGAGAATCTCGATGTCATCAACTACTCAAGCAATACCAAACTCTTCATTCAGCGTGCGTTGGCTCCAGCCAAGGTTTCTTCAATCAATGTTGATGATGAGAACAAGAAAGCAGAGGTTTACTTGCAGCCTGAGGAAGTTAGTTTGGCTATCGGCCGTGGCGGTATGAACATCAAACTGGCTTCTATGCTTACAGAATATACCATCGACGTATTCCGTGAGGTAGACGAGAATGAGGCCGATGAGGATATCTACTTGGATGAGTTCTCTGATGAGATTGACCAGTGGGTTATCGATGCTATCAAGGGCATCGGTCTTGATACTGCCAAGCAGGTACTCAATGCACCTCGCAACTTGCTGATTGAGAAGGCCGACCTCGAAGAGGAGACCGTTGATCATGTACTCAGCGTGTTGCGCGCCGAATTCGAACAATAA
- the rimP gene encoding ribosome assembly cofactor RimP, whose amino-acid sequence MIDKNVVKKLVEEWLQDKEYFLVSIEISPDDRIVVEIDHADGVWIEDCVALSKYIEDHLNRDEEDYELEVGSAGLGQPFKVPQQYINFIGKEVEVLDADGKKVKGILKAVEGNDFTVGVEEKVKVEGKKRPVKQEVDHVYQMDKVKYTKYIISFN is encoded by the coding sequence ATGATTGATAAAAACGTCGTAAAAAAATTAGTTGAAGAATGGCTCCAAGATAAGGAATATTTCTTGGTAAGCATTGAAATCAGTCCCGACGATAGAATCGTTGTTGAGATTGACCATGCCGATGGAGTATGGATTGAGGATTGTGTTGCCTTGAGTAAGTATATTGAGGATCATTTGAACCGTGACGAGGAAGACTATGAGCTCGAAGTTGGCTCTGCAGGCTTGGGTCAACCGTTCAAAGTTCCGCAGCAGTATATCAATTTCATTGGCAAGGAGGTAGAGGTGCTTGATGCCGACGGCAAGAAGGTGAAGGGTATCTTGAAAGCTGTTGAAGGAAATGACTTCACAGTTGGCGTTGAAGAAAAGGTAAAGGTTGAAGGTAAAAAACGTCCGGTTAAGCAGGAGGTTGATCACGTTTACCAGATGGATAAAGTAAAATATACAAAATACATAATTAGTTTCAATTAA